From a region of the Fischerella sp. JS2 genome:
- a CDS encoding serine/threonine-protein kinase produces MICCLNPDCPHPLNPDGKEFCQTCNSPLVQLLRKRFRVIRVLSDEGGFGRTYLAEDIDKLNDRCVIKQLAPKFQESWALSKAMDLFQREAHRLQQLGEHPQIPTLLAYFEENTYLYLVQQFIDGQNLLKELQQKRGYSAKEIREILLDLLPVLRFIHERGVIHRDIKPQNIIRRKSDGRLCLIDFGSSKQLTAKVHKQIGTSIGSHGYSAIEQIRDGKAYPASDLFSLGATCFHLLTGISPFKLWTEYGYAWVQDWQQYLKSPIANELARVIDKLLAKDIQQRYQSAEQVLKDLMPKQLSDQKTLVANSSVILPPTQPPFVPRKYALLRNLFLVSSFVILVVLGEFFYRQSHHFNISVSSRFGQSDDTSTNTEAILPQSSKLPLGNFYLAHTFKSPSKSVLSVAVSPDGKTIVSNSGNSIKLWSLATGQEIITLKGHSDRVNVVSITPDGQTLVSGSEDKTIKLWNLARGQEIRTFEGHTSSVHTLAISPDGSILANGSDDNTIKLWDLTTGQEIHTLYGHTSWVRAIAFSPDQKTLISGSRDQTIKIWDVATGNQIRTLTGHTQTVTSLAITPDGKTLISGSDDKTIKIWDLTTGNLIRTLTGHSGGVRSIALSPDGQTLASGSGDKTIKLWNLKTGEEIRTLAGHGDGVQSLAFSQNGNILVSGGFDNTIKIWRISS; encoded by the coding sequence ATGATCTGCTGCTTAAATCCTGATTGCCCACATCCCCTTAATCCTGATGGAAAGGAGTTCTGCCAAACTTGTAACAGTCCACTCGTGCAACTGTTACGGAAGCGCTTTCGTGTTATCCGGGTGCTTTCAGATGAGGGTGGATTTGGTAGAACCTATTTGGCAGAAGATATAGATAAACTTAATGATCGCTGCGTTATCAAGCAATTAGCACCAAAATTCCAAGAAAGCTGGGCCCTTTCCAAAGCAATGGATCTATTTCAACGAGAGGCACACCGGCTACAACAACTCGGAGAACATCCGCAGATACCAACTTTATTGGCTTATTTTGAAGAAAACACATACCTGTATTTGGTGCAGCAGTTCATAGATGGACAAAACTTATTAAAAGAGTTGCAACAAAAAAGAGGATATAGTGCCAAAGAAATTCGAGAAATTTTGTTAGATTTACTACCTGTTCTTAGATTTATTCATGAACGAGGAGTTATTCATAGAGATATCAAGCCACAAAATATTATCCGCCGTAAAAGTGATGGACGTCTATGCTTGATTGATTTTGGTTCTTCCAAGCAATTAACGGCAAAAGTACACAAACAGATTGGTACTTCCATTGGTTCACATGGCTATTCAGCGATTGAACAAATCAGAGATGGGAAAGCCTATCCAGCCAGTGATTTGTTTAGCTTAGGGGCTACTTGCTTTCATCTGCTTACAGGAATTTCCCCTTTTAAACTCTGGACAGAATATGGCTATGCCTGGGTGCAAGATTGGCAACAATATTTGAAAAGTCCGATCGCTAATGAACTGGCTAGAGTTATTGACAAGCTATTAGCAAAAGATATTCAGCAGCGCTATCAATCAGCAGAACAAGTTCTCAAAGACTTGATGCCGAAGCAACTATCAGATCAAAAAACACTAGTTGCTAACTCATCAGTAATATTACCACCTACTCAACCACCATTTGTACCAAGAAAATATGCACTGCTGAGAAATTTATTCTTGGTTAGTTCTTTTGTCATATTGGTAGTGTTGGGTGAATTTTTTTATCGGCAGTCTCATCACTTTAATATCTCTGTTTCTTCTCGTTTTGGTCAATCGGACGACACCTCAACAAATACTGAAGCCATTCTTCCCCAATCTTCTAAACTACCTTTGGGGAATTTTTATTTAGCGCATACTTTCAAGTCGCCCTCGAAATCGGTTTTGTCTGTTGCAGTTAGCCCAGATGGTAAGACAATTGTCAGCAATAGTGGCAACAGCATTAAACTCTGGAGTTTAGCTACCGGACAGGAAATTATTACTCTCAAAGGGCATAGCGATCGCGTTAATGTTGTTAGCATCACCCCAGATGGGCAAACCTTGGTCAGTGGTAGTGAGGACAAAACCATCAAACTCTGGAATCTGGCCAGAGGACAGGAAATCCGAACTTTTGAAGGACACACGAGTTCAGTTCATACCCTTGCTATTAGCCCTGATGGCAGTATTTTAGCTAACGGTAGCGATGACAATACGATTAAACTGTGGGATTTAACAACAGGTCAGGAAATCCACACTCTCTATGGTCACACTTCTTGGGTACGAGCGATCGCCTTCAGTCCGGATCAAAAAACTTTAATCAGTGGGAGTCGCGATCAAACTATCAAAATTTGGGATGTGGCAACCGGAAACCAAATCCGTACTCTTACCGGACATACTCAAACTGTAACATCGCTCGCCATCACGCCGGATGGGAAAACCCTGATCAGTGGTAGTGATGATAAGACCATCAAAATTTGGGATTTGACAACCGGGAACCTAATTCGTACCCTCACAGGTCATTCTGGAGGAGTTCGGTCTATTGCCCTTAGCCCTGATGGTCAAACTCTAGCTAGCGGTAGTGGCGACAAGACTATTAAATTGTGGAATCTAAAAACAGGTGAAGAAATTCGCACCCTAGCAGGACACGGCGACGGAGTTCAATCTCTGGCTTTTAGTCAAAATGGCAACATTCTTGTCAGTGGTGGTTTTGACAACACCATCAAAATTTGGCGAATCTCAAGTTAA
- the petE gene encoding plastocyanin has protein sequence MKLIAAGLRRFGLAVLTILLVVGSFAVFTPSAAAETYTVKLGSDKGMLAFEPAKLTVKPGDTIKWVNNKVPPHNVVFDPAQSKSADLAKSLTHKQLLMSPGQGYETTIPADAPKGEYTFYCEPHRGAGMAGKLIVE, from the coding sequence ATGAAATTGATTGCGGCAGGCTTGCGTCGCTTTGGTTTAGCAGTATTAACAATTCTTTTAGTTGTTGGCAGCTTTGCTGTTTTTACTCCTAGTGCTGCGGCTGAAACATATACAGTCAAACTCGGCAGTGATAAGGGAATGCTGGCATTTGAACCTGCAAAATTGACTGTCAAGCCAGGTGATACTATTAAATGGGTAAACAACAAAGTTCCTCCCCACAATGTTGTATTTGATCCTGCTCAATCTAAAAGTGCTGATTTAGCTAAATCTTTGACTCATAAGCAGTTACTGATGAGTCCTGGCCAAGGATATGAAACCACAATCCCCGCAGATGCTCCCAAAGGTGAATATACCTTCTACTGTGAGCCTCACCGTGGTGCTGGCATGGCTGGTAAACTCATTGTTGAATAG
- the petJ gene encoding cytochrome c6 PetJ — translation MRIILLILLFAIALLFFIFISPAQAAETSDAAKIFNSNCAACHIGGGNILIAEKTLKKEALQKYLKNYNTDSMAAIIHQIQNGKNAMPAFKSKLSEDEIIQVAAYVFQKAEQGW, via the coding sequence TTGAGAATTATATTATTAATTTTGCTATTTGCGATCGCGCTGTTATTTTTTATATTTATCAGTCCAGCACAAGCAGCCGAAACATCTGATGCTGCCAAAATATTTAATTCTAATTGTGCTGCTTGTCATATTGGTGGTGGTAATATTCTTATCGCTGAGAAAACCTTGAAAAAGGAAGCCTTACAAAAATATCTGAAAAATTACAACACTGACTCTATGGCAGCGATTATTCACCAAATACAAAATGGGAAAAACGCCATGCCTGCTTTTAAAAGCAAGTTAAGCGAAGATGAAATCATCCAAGTAGCTGCCTACGTTTTTCAAAAAGCAGAACAGGGTTGGTAG
- a CDS encoding NAD(P)H-quinone oxidoreductase subunit N: MALITTGNTLIRDLEKNGALGVYVPLEGGFEGRYRRRLRAAGYITLHITARGLGDLAAYLTGVHGVRPPHLGKKSTGSGAAVGYVYYVPPIVNYQLEQLPPKSKGLVLWIIEGHILSDQEIDYLANLPKLEPRVKVVIERGGDRTFRWTPLEKTLLAS; the protein is encoded by the coding sequence ATGGCACTAATTACCACTGGTAACACTTTAATTCGCGATCTAGAAAAAAATGGCGCTCTTGGCGTATACGTACCTCTAGAAGGAGGTTTTGAAGGTCGTTACAGACGCCGACTACGTGCAGCAGGTTATATCACTCTTCATATCACTGCTAGAGGACTAGGTGATCTAGCTGCTTATCTCACAGGTGTACATGGAGTTCGGCCTCCCCACCTTGGTAAAAAAAGTACTGGTAGCGGGGCGGCAGTTGGTTACGTATATTATGTGCCACCAATCGTTAACTATCAGCTAGAGCAGTTACCACCAAAATCCAAAGGATTGGTATTGTGGATTATTGAAGGGCATATTCTTTCAGATCAAGAAATTGATTACCTAGCGAACTTGCCCAAGCTGGAACCACGAGTCAAAGTTGTAATTGAACGCGGTGGCGATCGCACCTTCCGTTGGACACCTCTGGAAAAAACCCTGTTAGCTAGCTAG
- the rplC gene encoding 50S ribosomal protein L3, whose product MSVGILGTKLGMTQIFDDAGVAIPVTVIQAGPCTVTQVKTKQTDGYSAIQVGYGEVKPKALNKPLLGHLAKSSAPALRYLKEYRLDNSGDYALGQEVKADIFSAGQQVDVIGTSIGRGFAGNQKRNNFGRGPMSHGSKNHRAPGSTGAGTTPGRVYPGKRAPGRLGGSRTTVRKLTVVRVDSERNLLLIKGSIPGKPGSLLNILPAKVVGKK is encoded by the coding sequence GTGTCTGTAGGTATTCTCGGCACCAAACTGGGCATGACCCAAATCTTTGACGATGCAGGAGTAGCTATTCCTGTGACTGTCATTCAGGCAGGACCATGTACAGTGACTCAAGTTAAAACAAAACAGACCGACGGTTACTCCGCCATCCAAGTAGGCTATGGCGAAGTCAAGCCAAAAGCGCTAAACAAACCCTTATTAGGTCATCTAGCGAAATCCTCTGCCCCAGCATTACGTTATTTAAAAGAGTATCGCCTCGATAACTCTGGTGATTACGCCTTGGGTCAAGAGGTTAAAGCGGATATATTTAGCGCAGGTCAACAAGTAGATGTCATCGGTACAAGCATCGGTCGTGGTTTTGCAGGTAACCAAAAACGCAATAACTTCGGTCGTGGGCCTATGTCGCACGGTTCCAAAAACCATAGAGCGCCTGGTTCTACCGGCGCTGGGACAACACCTGGTCGTGTTTACCCTGGTAAGCGGGCGCCAGGTCGTTTAGGAGGTAGCCGCACCACAGTTCGGAAATTAACAGTGGTACGAGTAGACTCGGAACGCAACTTATTGCTAATCAAGGGATCTATCCCTGGTAAACCCGGGTCATTGCTAAATATTTTGCCTGCCAAGGTAGTTGGTAAGAAATAG
- a CDS encoding ABC transporter ATP-binding protein codes for MPVEIHNLTGGYANQQIVKDINITIAKGEWLSLVGANGSGKTTLLKLLSRLMKPQQGTVLLDGKAIHTQPSTVVAQKLAFLPQQQTIPTGLTVEQLVSLGRTSHQAWWQWELNTEDRSKVEMALQLTQMENFRARTIEKLSGGERQRAFLALALAQNPQILLLDEPTTYLDIRYQLELLDLLKKLNQQQQLTIVTVLHDINLAARYSSRIALLYQGQIFTVGTPEFVLNPAYLAEALGVKVAVIETPVGLQIFPLTSTI; via the coding sequence ATGCCTGTAGAAATTCACAATCTTACTGGTGGTTATGCAAATCAACAAATAGTTAAAGATATCAATATTACTATTGCGAAAGGAGAATGGTTGAGTTTAGTAGGTGCTAATGGTTCAGGAAAAACTACACTGCTAAAACTCCTCAGCCGTCTCATGAAACCACAACAGGGAACTGTGTTGCTAGATGGTAAGGCAATTCACACACAACCTAGTACAGTAGTAGCGCAAAAATTAGCTTTTTTACCACAACAGCAAACAATTCCAACTGGTTTAACAGTAGAACAGTTAGTTAGTTTAGGACGCACATCTCATCAAGCGTGGTGGCAATGGGAATTAAATACAGAAGATCGTAGCAAAGTAGAGATGGCTTTGCAGCTAACACAAATGGAAAATTTTCGCGCTCGCACTATCGAAAAACTCTCAGGTGGAGAACGTCAACGGGCTTTTTTAGCATTAGCTTTGGCACAAAATCCTCAAATTTTATTGTTAGATGAACCGACTACCTATTTGGATATTCGTTATCAATTAGAATTATTAGATCTGCTCAAAAAACTCAATCAACAGCAACAGTTAACTATAGTAACTGTTTTACATGATATTAATTTAGCTGCCAGATATAGTTCTCGAATTGCCCTACTTTACCAAGGACAAATATTTACTGTTGGAACCCCAGAATTTGTTCTTAACCCTGCCTATTTAGCTGAAGCTTTAGGTGTTAAAGTTGCAGTAATAGAAACACCTGTTGGTTTACAAATTTTTCCTTTAACTTCAACAATCTAA
- a CDS encoding carbohydrate ABC transporter permease, with translation MKSVAIGKRLLYVLLMLYAIITLIPFLWALSASFKPLSEIVNGEANFLPKNFTFDNYKQIFLQEPLFLRWLFNSIVIAVCVTVLNLLFNSMAGYALARLRFWGRNFWFLLILAVLAVPAQITLIPTFLILKAFGWLNSYQGMIIPSMVNATFIFMMRQFFVNFPKELEEAAALDGLTALGIFWRIVLPLAKPALAAQAVFVFMGSWNNFLLPIVILFDPEMFTLPLGLNSFKGQYISYWNYIMAASMVFTLPALAIYAFFNRYFIQSVTFTGGKG, from the coding sequence ATGAAATCTGTAGCAATAGGGAAAAGACTGCTATATGTCCTGTTGATGCTGTATGCTATCATTACTCTCATCCCGTTTTTGTGGGCGCTTTCGGCATCTTTTAAACCCCTCTCGGAAATAGTCAATGGTGAAGCTAATTTTTTGCCCAAAAACTTTACTTTTGACAACTATAAGCAAATTTTTCTACAAGAACCGCTATTTCTGCGTTGGTTGTTCAACAGTATAGTGATTGCAGTTTGCGTCACTGTTTTAAACTTATTGTTTAACTCAATGGCTGGTTATGCTTTGGCAAGACTGCGATTTTGGGGTAGAAATTTTTGGTTCTTACTAATTTTGGCAGTATTAGCAGTGCCAGCACAAATTACTCTAATTCCAACATTTTTGATTTTAAAAGCGTTCGGCTGGCTGAATTCCTACCAAGGTATGATCATCCCTAGTATGGTGAATGCCACTTTTATTTTTATGATGCGGCAGTTTTTTGTTAATTTTCCTAAAGAATTAGAGGAAGCTGCTGCACTTGATGGTTTAACTGCCTTGGGCATTTTTTGGCGTATTGTTTTACCTTTGGCAAAACCAGCATTGGCAGCGCAGGCAGTTTTTGTATTTATGGGTAGTTGGAATAATTTTTTGCTGCCCATAGTGATACTGTTTGATCCAGAAATGTTTACCTTGCCTTTAGGGTTAAATTCTTTTAAAGGTCAATATATCAGCTACTGGAACTACATTATGGCAGCTTCAATGGTGTTTACTCTGCCAGCTTTGGCTATTTATGCCTTTTTCAACAGATATTTTATTCAAAGTGTGACTTTTACGGGAGGCAAGGGGTAA
- a CDS encoding serine/threonine-protein kinase, with amino-acid sequence MNRFSSASKTSSFHADILKKTQIGQLCGCSKLFRDRYEILRILGRGGFGITFLAKDAVLPGNPLCVIKLLCPKVTSHQSRERACRHFKKEAKTLAQLGSHSQIPMLLDYFEVNGEFYLVQEYIHGVNLAWEVKRKGPKSEAQVKQFLRELLSVLHYVHKHHVIHRDIKPHNLLRCEDDQRLVLIDFGAVKEELLDAADGMTEINHTHFVGTMGFAPPEQFSLHPVYASDIYAVGVTCLYLLTGKSPLEFDQDPISGEISWQKQVKVSEHLALVLNKMLKFSLDERFQSADEVMWTLGMESYVPTLTSCLTNQRLGSATKTTNKLADAYLPPVARTASAIREWQAKLKARKSIEQRNIYISN; translated from the coding sequence ATGAATCGCTTTTCTTCTGCTTCCAAGACATCAAGTTTTCATGCAGACATTCTCAAGAAAACTCAGATTGGTCAACTTTGTGGTTGTTCAAAATTATTTCGCGATCGCTACGAAATTTTACGCATTTTGGGTAGAGGTGGTTTTGGCATCACGTTTTTAGCTAAAGATGCAGTATTACCCGGAAATCCTTTATGTGTAATTAAACTGCTTTGTCCGAAAGTGACAAGTCACCAAAGCCGAGAACGCGCTTGTAGGCATTTTAAAAAAGAAGCAAAAACTTTAGCTCAACTTGGTAGCCATTCCCAAATTCCCATGCTTTTAGACTATTTTGAGGTCAATGGGGAATTTTATCTAGTTCAAGAATATATACATGGTGTGAATTTAGCATGGGAAGTCAAACGTAAAGGCCCTAAAAGTGAAGCACAGGTGAAGCAGTTTCTACGAGAACTACTATCAGTATTGCATTATGTTCACAAACATCATGTTATTCATCGAGATATTAAGCCTCATAACTTACTGCGTTGTGAGGACGATCAAAGATTAGTGCTAATTGATTTTGGTGCAGTCAAAGAAGAATTACTAGATGCCGCAGACGGAATGACTGAAATCAATCATACACATTTTGTGGGAACGATGGGATTTGCACCACCAGAACAATTTTCCCTACATCCTGTCTATGCTAGTGATATTTATGCTGTAGGTGTCACCTGTCTTTATCTGTTAACAGGAAAATCACCTTTAGAATTTGACCAAGATCCAATTTCCGGTGAAATTAGTTGGCAAAAACAAGTTAAAGTTAGCGAACATTTGGCTCTAGTTTTAAATAAAATGCTCAAATTTTCTTTGGATGAGCGTTTTCAGTCAGCAGATGAAGTGATGTGGACTTTGGGTATGGAGTCCTACGTGCCAACTTTAACTAGCTGTTTAACTAACCAAAGGCTGGGAAGTGCAACTAAAACTACCAACAAACTTGCTGATGCATACTTGCCACCTGTAGCAAGAACTGCAAGCGCCATTCGGGAGTGGCAAGCAAAACTCAAGGCCCGCAAATCTATTGAACAAAGAAATATTTATATATCAAATTAA
- the psbV gene encoding photosystem II cytochrome c-550 produces MLKRLIGIFVVTVLLTFQFVVGSATAVELDKASRTVQLNEKGDTVVISLKELTEGKRLFNETCSQCHPGGITKTNQNVGLDPEALALATPPRNNIEGLVDYMKNPTTYDGEEEISELHPSIKSADIFTEMRNLTDDDLKAIAGYILVQPKVVGLKWGGGKIYY; encoded by the coding sequence ATGTTAAAAAGACTAATTGGCATTTTTGTAGTTACTGTGTTGCTGACTTTTCAGTTTGTTGTCGGTAGTGCAACAGCTGTGGAGTTAGATAAAGCTTCACGCACAGTACAGTTAAATGAAAAAGGTGACACTGTTGTAATCAGTTTGAAAGAGCTTACTGAAGGCAAACGCTTGTTTAACGAAACTTGTTCTCAGTGTCATCCTGGTGGTATCACCAAAACCAACCAGAACGTTGGACTTGATCCTGAGGCTTTAGCGTTGGCAACACCACCCCGTAACAACATTGAAGGACTAGTGGACTATATGAAAAACCCCACTACCTACGATGGAGAAGAGGAAATTTCTGAGTTACATCCCAGCATCAAGAGTGCTGATATTTTCACAGAAATGAGAAATCTCACTGATGATGACTTGAAGGCGATCGCTGGTTATATCCTAGTACAACCAAAAGTCGTGGGACTTAAGTGGGGTGGTGGTAAAATTTATTACTAA
- a CDS encoding iron ABC transporter permease, whose amino-acid sequence MFLQKIIERNRLVVATLLLCAALVVMIGISLSLGAVPITPIQLWRAIWHQGDSLYQTILWDLRLPRTLAAMLVGAALGTAGALLQGMLRNGLADPFLLGISAGAGLIAVAMFSFGILQAWVPLAAWIGGLFTTIVIYFLARRGDGISVERLILSGVAVSSLFGAIQSVLLLMAEDGQVQAALNWLIGSLNGRGWTEVKTGGIYICVSLLVGCLLARTLNLLNLGDELAVGLGVSLMRSRILIGGIASLLAAGAVSIGGLIGFVGLIVPHGIRLLVGADYRAVLPLSAIGGAFVLTLADVVSRSAAVELPVGAVTALLGSPLFIWLLYSRQTSI is encoded by the coding sequence ATGTTTCTACAAAAAATCATCGAGAGAAATCGGCTAGTAGTGGCAACTTTGCTCTTGTGTGCTGCATTGGTAGTGATGATTGGAATTTCTTTATCGTTGGGGGCTGTGCCAATAACACCAATTCAGTTATGGAGAGCAATTTGGCATCAAGGAGACTCACTTTATCAAACAATTCTATGGGATTTACGACTACCGAGAACTTTGGCAGCAATGCTTGTGGGTGCAGCCTTAGGCACAGCAGGCGCATTATTACAAGGAATGTTGCGTAACGGTTTAGCTGATCCGTTCCTCCTTGGTATCTCAGCAGGTGCAGGTTTAATTGCTGTGGCAATGTTTAGTTTTGGGATATTACAGGCGTGGGTTCCCCTGGCAGCTTGGATTGGAGGCTTATTCACAACTATCGTTATTTATTTTTTAGCTCGTAGAGGTGATGGTATTTCAGTTGAAAGATTAATTTTGAGTGGAGTGGCTGTCAGTTCTTTATTTGGCGCGATTCAATCGGTATTGTTACTAATGGCTGAAGATGGGCAAGTGCAAGCAGCATTGAATTGGTTGATTGGTAGCTTGAATGGACGAGGATGGACTGAGGTCAAAACAGGGGGAATTTATATTTGCGTATCTTTGCTGGTAGGATGTTTGCTAGCTCGTACCTTGAATTTGTTGAATTTGGGTGATGAATTAGCAGTGGGGTTAGGAGTTTCCCTTATGCGATCGCGGATTTTGATTGGTGGTATCGCTTCGTTATTAGCTGCGGGTGCGGTAAGTATCGGTGGATTAATTGGCTTTGTCGGCTTGATTGTACCGCACGGCATCCGTTTACTTGTAGGTGCAGATTATCGTGCTGTTCTGCCACTTAGTGCTATTGGCGGTGCTTTTGTCCTCACTCTTGCCGATGTAGTTTCTCGCTCAGCAGCTGTAGAGTTACCAGTGGGTGCAGTGACTGCTTTATTGGGTTCACCTCTATTTATTTGGTTACTTTATAGTCGCCAAACAAGTATTTAA
- a CDS encoding SulP family inorganic anion transporter, protein MLFNQENVKKKQKNKIKFFQLKLRKNLHLSTIQTEILAGATVALALIPESLAFAAIAKVNPMVALYTSFCMAVVISLVGGRPAMISAATGSMALLMTTLVEKHGVEYLFAATILTGIIQFLIGVFKLERCFSFIPQSAIAGFVNALGILIFIAQLRLFAGEPWQMYVMVAVTLAIVYLFPRITKSIPSPLIAIITMTIVAITMDLDIRRVGDIGEITRNLPVLHVPQVSFSLETLLIILPYSLTLAIVGLLESLLTATLVDELTDTRTSKNRETRGQGIANTITGFMGGMAGCGMVGQSIINNRCGAKGRLSTFVSGAFLLFSIFVLRDIVQQIPMAALVGVMIMVSFETFDWNSLKILRKTPLPEALVMPFTVIVALLTHDLAKGVLAGVILNLLIFGWQAAQVRTTATIDRDDHKVYYIHGQLFFGSANHFVELFDYGRDTDKVVIDFHRSHVWDQAAANAIAKVVSKYHRLGKQVTIIGLNQESHNTVCKSGVSEYLVNFRSSSSQVA, encoded by the coding sequence ATGCTTTTCAATCAAGAAAACGTCAAAAAAAAACAGAAGAATAAAATTAAATTTTTTCAGTTAAAGCTAAGGAAAAATCTGCATCTATCTACAATTCAAACCGAAATACTTGCAGGTGCAACAGTAGCATTAGCACTGATTCCAGAATCTTTAGCATTTGCTGCGATCGCCAAAGTTAACCCAATGGTAGCCCTGTATACATCATTTTGTATGGCAGTGGTCATTTCCTTGGTAGGAGGACGCCCAGCCATGATTTCAGCAGCAACTGGGTCAATGGCATTACTAATGACAACATTAGTTGAAAAGCATGGAGTAGAATATCTATTTGCTGCCACCATTCTGACGGGAATAATTCAATTTTTGATTGGGGTTTTTAAGTTAGAAAGATGCTTTAGTTTTATTCCCCAATCTGCTATCGCTGGGTTTGTGAATGCTCTGGGAATTTTGATTTTTATCGCTCAGTTAAGGCTATTTGCTGGAGAACCTTGGCAGATGTATGTCATGGTAGCTGTCACACTAGCGATCGTTTACTTATTTCCACGTATTACCAAGAGTATACCTTCACCATTGATAGCAATTATCACCATGACTATTGTAGCGATCACAATGGATTTGGATATTCGCAGAGTCGGAGACATAGGAGAAATTACGCGCAATTTACCTGTGCTACATGTACCTCAAGTTAGCTTCTCTCTAGAAACACTCCTAATTATTTTACCTTACTCACTAACATTAGCGATCGTCGGTCTTTTAGAATCGTTATTAACAGCCACATTAGTCGATGAGCTAACTGACACTCGCACCTCCAAAAACCGAGAAACAAGAGGTCAGGGAATAGCCAATACAATTACTGGCTTCATGGGTGGTATGGCAGGCTGTGGCATGGTAGGACAATCTATTATCAATAACCGATGTGGCGCCAAAGGTCGTTTGTCTACTTTCGTTTCTGGCGCATTTTTACTGTTTTCTATCTTTGTCCTGCGGGATATTGTGCAGCAAATTCCTATGGCTGCATTAGTTGGTGTCATGATTATGGTATCTTTTGAAACCTTTGATTGGAATTCCCTCAAGATATTACGGAAGACACCACTACCAGAAGCATTAGTAATGCCTTTTACAGTCATAGTTGCACTACTCACACACGACTTAGCCAAAGGCGTCTTGGCAGGGGTAATTCTAAATTTACTTATATTTGGTTGGCAGGCAGCCCAAGTTAGGACTACAGCAACTATTGATCGCGATGATCACAAAGTGTATTACATTCACGGTCAATTGTTCTTTGGTTCTGCGAACCACTTTGTAGAGTTATTTGACTATGGTAGAGATACAGACAAAGTTGTCATTGATTTTCATCGTTCCCACGTATGGGATCAAGCCGCAGCAAATGCGATCGCCAAAGTAGTGAGCAAATATCATCGCCTTGGTAAGCAAGTTACCATCATTGGGCTAAATCAGGAAAGCCACAACACTGTTTGCAAATCTGGAGTGTCAGAATATTTAGTTAATTTTAGATCAAGTTCTAGTCAAGTAGCTTGA
- a CDS encoding ABC transporter substrate-binding protein, with product MRYSGIIFCLQVLLIVNLVACGTNINQQIQKSLPTPAQLVPKDTANRVVSLSAITTDIISQLDQSKLVGMTGSSLFKNNSRLQNIPRVNEVRTPLNLEKVIALKPDLIIAPTGFYVQEMGKLQQLGIATYTYHLNSWEALQQLTQTLAQLIAADPQPLLNRYQSFLANKSNYQYSTLVLTSIKPVLSPNKNSWAGDLLTKFKAKNVTADLQGKSQFRGYVTLSPEKILQENPEVLILVNTPQPQSRTELLESWQKEPFWQQLQAIKNNRVYIFDYHGLVNPGSIDAIEATCKQLRLALSGQ from the coding sequence ATACGTTACTCCGGGATAATATTCTGTTTGCAAGTATTATTGATAGTGAATTTAGTTGCATGTGGCACGAATATTAATCAACAGATTCAAAAATCTCTTCCTACTCCTGCTCAATTAGTACCGAAAGATACAGCCAACAGAGTTGTTTCTCTTTCTGCAATTACAACTGATATTATTTCCCAACTTGATCAATCTAAATTGGTAGGAATGACTGGTAGTAGCTTGTTTAAGAACAATAGCAGATTGCAAAACATTCCCCGTGTTAATGAGGTAAGAACACCACTAAATTTAGAAAAAGTTATTGCACTCAAACCAGACTTAATTATTGCTCCAACAGGTTTTTATGTCCAAGAAATGGGAAAGTTACAACAGCTAGGGATTGCTACTTATACTTATCATCTTAATAGCTGGGAAGCTTTACAACAACTAACTCAAACTCTTGCTCAATTAATTGCTGCTGACCCACAACCTTTATTAAACCGTTATCAATCATTTTTAGCAAATAAGTCTAATTACCAATATTCAACTTTGGTGTTAACGAGTATTAAACCAGTTTTATCACCGAATAAAAATAGTTGGGCTGGTGATTTACTCACAAAATTTAAAGCCAAAAATGTCACAGCAGACTTACAAGGTAAAAGTCAATTTCGAGGATATGTCACTCTTTCCCCGGAAAAAATTTTGCAGGAAAATCCAGAAGTATTAATTTTAGTTAATACTCCCCAACCTCAGTCTCGAACAGAACTCTTAGAGTCTTGGCAAAAAGAACCTTTTTGGCAGCAATTACAAGCTATCAAAAACAATCGTGTTTATATTTTTGACTATCACGGACTCGTGAATCCAGGTAGTATAGATGCGATAGAAGCAACTTGCAAACAGTTACGCTTGGCTTTATCTGGGCAATAA